CCAGAGGCCAGCTCTCCCGTTCAATCCAGCGCCCGGATGGGCTTTGCTTTTCCCGCGAGCCCGACTGTTCGTGGCGCAAGGGCTGGAGCGAGGTCGGGCCGCCTTCTCCCCCGGGCGGGATCCGGTAGGGGCGGGGTGACACAGTCTGGGCGGCAGGGGAAATGGGGGGCGCGCGGCGGAAGGGGGCGGCCCGGGACCCTTACGGCTTCTCGTTACAGTGCTTGCAAAGCGCTGAGGGAGTCCCGGAGAAGGCGGCGCACTTGTCCGGGCAGGGCAGCGCGGCGCCGGCGGAGAAGGGGAACACGGCGGCCTGGCCGAAGTGCGTCAAGGGGGCGGCGGCCACGGGCGCGGCCAGGCCCTGGCCCTGGTTGAGGTAGGCCACGAGGCGCCGCATCTCGTCCAGGGCCTGCGCCTGCATGAGGATGTAGTTCTTGGCGAGCAGCAGCGTGGCGATCTTGGAGAGCTTGCGCACCGACGGGCTGTGCGCGTAGGGGATGACGGCGCGCAGCCCGTCCAGCGCGTCGTTCAGGTCGTGCATGCGCCGCCGCTCTCGCGCGTTGATGCTCAGCCGCAGCGAGCGCTGCTCCCGGGGCCGCCGCCGCCCGTCCGCCGCGCCCCCgggcccgcgccgccgccgccgcggctcGAAGGCGTCGTCCTCGTCGCCGCTCTGCTCGCCGCTGCTCTCGGCCGCCGCGgccggggcgcggggcgcgggcgtTGCGGGGAGGTCGCCGCCCGGGCCCGGCGTGCCGTAGCCGCGGGTCGCCTCGGGGCCCCGGGCCGCCCCGTAGGCGaggcccgccgccgccgccgcgtaGCCGTGGCTCAGAGCCAGGTACGCGTCCCCCGACAGCGACTTGAGCTCAGCCATGGCCGCGCCTCCGGGGCCCGAGGGCTCACCGGACCGGAGGCTGCGCCCGCAGCCCGGCCCGCGCCGCCCGGGGGTCCGctcgcgccg
The sequence above is a segment of the Sus scrofa isolate TJ Tabasco breed Duroc chromosome 17, Sscrofa11.1, whole genome shotgun sequence genome. Coding sequences within it:
- the BHLHE23 gene encoding class E basic helix-loop-helix protein 23; the protein is MAELKSLSGDAYLALSHGYAAAAAGLAYGAARGPEATRGYGTPGPGGDLPATPAPRAPAAAAESSGEQSGDEDDAFEPRRRRRGPGGAADGRRRPREQRSLRLSINARERRRMHDLNDALDGLRAVIPYAHSPSVRKLSKIATLLLAKNYILMQAQALDEMRRLVAYLNQGQGLAAPVAAAPLTHFGQAAVFPFSAGAALPCPDKCAAFSGTPSALCKHCNEKP